From a single Collibacillus ludicampi genomic region:
- a CDS encoding site-specific integrase produces MEIALKQTNAVTMERVEQLIQKANEYTRKSKSDNTIKAYQSDWAHFTAWCEQYGQESLPASPETVMLYITTLADEGYKTSTINRRISSISKAHQSAGYKSPTRNEKVRELWNGIKRTHGTAQQAKKAAVIDDVRRMVDTLGDTTLDIRDRALLLIGFAGALRRSELVTLNVEDIQITDDGLTITIRKSKTDQEGEGRKIGIPYGSCRETCPVRSYMKWVEVSGIKSGAVFRGVTKGGNVKDERLSDKGVARVVKRCAEAAGLDPAQYAGHSLRSGFATTAARAGASDRAIMRQTGHKSRVMVDRYIQEGSLFRDNAAAKIGL; encoded by the coding sequence ATGGAAATTGCATTGAAACAAACGAACGCTGTCACGATGGAACGTGTTGAGCAATTGATTCAAAAGGCCAATGAATATACAAGAAAATCGAAATCAGACAATACGATCAAAGCGTATCAATCCGATTGGGCGCATTTCACCGCTTGGTGCGAACAGTATGGCCAGGAATCATTGCCAGCTTCACCCGAGACCGTAATGCTCTACATTACTACACTGGCCGATGAAGGATATAAAACAAGTACCATTAACCGTCGGATATCATCCATCTCGAAAGCCCATCAATCGGCAGGTTATAAATCCCCCACACGAAATGAAAAGGTACGTGAGCTATGGAACGGTATCAAACGCACACACGGAACGGCACAACAAGCCAAAAAAGCTGCTGTTATTGATGATGTGCGGCGTATGGTTGATACATTAGGCGACACAACCCTAGACATTCGTGATCGTGCGTTATTACTCATTGGTTTCGCCGGTGCGTTACGTCGTAGTGAATTGGTGACATTGAACGTGGAGGATATTCAGATCACAGACGATGGATTGACAATCACGATTCGCAAAAGCAAGACAGACCAGGAAGGAGAAGGGCGTAAAATAGGCATACCGTACGGATCATGCAGAGAAACATGTCCGGTACGTTCTTATATGAAGTGGGTAGAAGTATCCGGAATCAAATCCGGTGCAGTATTTCGTGGAGTCACTAAAGGTGGAAACGTTAAAGATGAACGATTGAGCGATAAAGGCGTCGCACGTGTGGTGAAACGTTGTGCGGAGGCAGCTGGATTAGACCCTGCCCAATACGCCGGTCATAGTTTGCGTAGTGGATTCGCTACAACCGCAGCACGTGCAGGCGCTAGTGATCGTGCTATTATGCGACAAACGGGACATAAGAGCCGTGTCATGGTGGATCGATACATCCAGGAAGGTTCTCTATTCCGTGATAATGCGGCGGCGAAAATAGGATTGTGA
- a CDS encoding helix-turn-helix domain-containing protein, with protein sequence MSNKSTIEELKNEYAEWKFQSLEQSNEKANGIGFGAIFNGFAKYLPDLTGADLKVFITLLLRAHNNYGHTTVTTETITEDTGLSKSAVDGAIKHLTELGLIKRFRRGLSQSSITILRPYDPSWDRLKKKTNPPAEIENDDEIN encoded by the coding sequence ATGTCGAATAAATCTACGATTGAAGAGTTGAAGAATGAATATGCCGAATGGAAATTTCAATCGCTGGAGCAATCGAATGAGAAAGCTAACGGTATCGGTTTTGGTGCGATATTCAACGGTTTTGCAAAATACTTACCTGATCTAACGGGCGCAGATTTAAAGGTTTTTATTACATTGTTGTTACGTGCTCACAACAATTATGGACACACTACAGTAACCACAGAAACAATAACGGAAGATACAGGATTGAGCAAAAGCGCCGTTGACGGAGCAATTAAACATTTAACGGAACTTGGTTTGATCAAACGTTTCCGTCGTGGATTGAGTCAATCATCTATCACAATTTTACGTCCATATGATCCATCGTGGGATCGATTGAAAAAGAAAACCAATCCACCAGCAGAAATCGAAAACGATGATGAAATAAATTAA
- a CDS encoding helix-turn-helix domain-containing protein gives MFSYAPLAATLHKKGISRTELKRMIGASSATIAKIAKDEPVSMKVLDDICTVLECEIQDVIQHVKARKQN, from the coding sequence ATGTTTTCATACGCTCCATTGGCCGCAACATTACACAAAAAGGGGATAAGCCGAACAGAATTGAAAAGGATGATAGGGGCATCTTCAGCAACTATTGCTAAGATCGCCAAGGATGAACCGGTATCAATGAAGGTCTTAGATGATATATGTACAGTGCTGGAATGTGAGATACAAGACGTGATTCAGCATGTAAAAGCTAGAAAACAAAATTAA